One Catalinimonas alkaloidigena DNA window includes the following coding sequences:
- a CDS encoding Dabb family protein has protein sequence MKALFTFVLLLTVTPLLLAMTPTDPPKEDQVRHIVIFKYKPGATEAQIKQVTDAFAALKGKVPGIVAFEHGVNNSPEGKNLGFTHVYQLTFKDAASRDAYLPHPDHKKFGELLGKLQVVEDVFVVDYATGK, from the coding sequence ATGAAAGCCTTATTCACCTTTGTTTTACTGTTGACCGTTACGCCCCTCCTGCTTGCCATGACGCCCACCGATCCCCCCAAAGAAGACCAGGTCCGCCACATCGTAATTTTCAAGTACAAACCTGGCGCTACCGAGGCGCAGATCAAGCAAGTGACCGATGCCTTTGCCGCGCTGAAAGGGAAGGTGCCCGGCATCGTAGCCTTTGAGCACGGCGTCAACAACAGTCCGGAGGGAAAGAACCTGGGTTTTACGCACGTTTATCAGTTGACGTTTAAAGATGCAGCGTCGCGCGATGCGTACCTGCCTCACCCCGACCACAAGAAGTTCGGCGAATTGCTGGGCAAGCTACAGGTGGTGGAAGATGTATTTGTCGTCGACTACGCCACCGGAAAATAG
- a CDS encoding CGNR zinc finger domain-containing protein, translating to MRTFERTIETTELDGGWLCLNFTNTVRNRNEQPRHDYLRGVPEWLLWVKRLELVSAQEFAQLQQFAEAHPQVAEAQVGKILAFREIVFAVFHAVAQDQAPPPEVLAAFNATLSASLAQLRVAVLPERHVSESFRAEKVDLLTPFHPVVKSAYDLLHADWLGRVKLCGNCGWLYVDRSKNNSRKWCNMQTCGNSEKSMRYYRKHRQAE from the coding sequence ATGCGCACGTTTGAGCGAACCATCGAAACGACAGAGCTGGACGGTGGGTGGTTGTGTCTGAATTTTACGAACACGGTCCGAAACCGGAACGAGCAACCCCGGCACGATTACCTGCGGGGCGTACCCGAGTGGCTGTTGTGGGTCAAGCGGCTAGAACTCGTGTCGGCGCAGGAATTTGCTCAGCTCCAACAGTTTGCAGAAGCGCATCCCCAAGTGGCAGAAGCTCAAGTTGGGAAGATTCTGGCGTTTCGCGAAATCGTGTTTGCGGTATTTCACGCCGTCGCTCAGGATCAGGCCCCCCCGCCTGAGGTCCTGGCGGCCTTCAACGCTACTTTATCCGCAAGCCTGGCGCAGTTGCGTGTCGCCGTTTTGCCGGAACGACACGTGTCCGAGAGTTTTCGGGCGGAGAAAGTCGATCTGCTGACGCCCTTCCATCCGGTCGTGAAGTCGGCCTACGACTTGCTCCACGCCGACTGGCTCGGGCGCGTCAAGCTGTGCGGCAACTGTGGCTGGCTGTACGTGGACCGGAGCAAAAACAACAGCCGGAAGTGGTGCAACATGCAGACCTGCGGCAACTCCGAAAAATCGATGCGCTACTACCGGAAGCACCGGCAGGCGGAGTAA
- a CDS encoding EamA family transporter → MQQEASTRTLLLAYGVIYFIWGANFIAIRFAIDSVPPFMAAGLRFFIAGLLLFPIAFGRRERMPSLRQIGQAAQQGFWLNVCGTGALVWGEQYISSGLASILVSVVPIWMVVLDVPNWRANFSSWPLLVGLVLGVAGVVFLSGASIPTTDSSGFYLGLAALVFSAVTWAYGSLYSKRIAGQVSMFMALAVQMTSAGALLFVASAVTGEFTGFAFTNVTTESWLALAYMVAISSVLGYICYIWLLKVRPASEVGTYTFVHPLVAVVLGVVMADEVFNVRMLMAMCLILVAVFFIRYHAPIRAFRLFSFRP, encoded by the coding sequence ATGCAACAGGAAGCTTCTACTCGCACGCTGCTGCTCGCCTACGGGGTGATCTATTTTATCTGGGGAGCCAACTTCATCGCCATCCGCTTTGCGATCGATTCCGTCCCGCCCTTTATGGCCGCTGGGTTGCGCTTTTTCATCGCAGGCTTGTTGCTTTTCCCGATTGCATTCGGCCGTCGTGAACGGATGCCGTCGCTGCGCCAGATCGGGCAGGCGGCTCAGCAGGGATTCTGGCTCAACGTCTGCGGCACCGGAGCGCTGGTCTGGGGCGAGCAGTACATTTCGTCCGGTCTGGCCTCGATCCTGGTATCGGTCGTGCCGATCTGGATGGTGGTGCTGGACGTGCCCAACTGGCGCGCCAATTTTTCGAGCTGGCCGCTGCTGGTCGGGCTGGTGCTGGGCGTGGCGGGGGTGGTGTTCCTCTCCGGCGCGAGCATCCCGACGACCGATTCGTCCGGGTTTTACCTGGGGTTGGCGGCGTTGGTCTTCAGTGCGGTGACCTGGGCCTACGGCTCACTCTATTCCAAGCGGATTGCAGGGCAGGTGTCGATGTTTATGGCGCTGGCCGTTCAGATGACCTCCGCCGGAGCGCTGCTGTTCGTCGCCAGTGCTGTGACGGGCGAATTCACCGGTTTCGCCTTCACCAACGTCACGACCGAAAGTTGGCTGGCCCTGGCCTACATGGTCGCGATCAGTTCCGTACTGGGCTACATCTGTTACATCTGGCTTCTGAAAGTCCGCCCCGCGTCGGAAGTGGGAACGTATACGTTTGTGCATCCGCTGGTGGCGGTGGTGCTGGGCGTTGTGATGGCCGACGAGGTTTTCAATGTCCGCATGCTGATGGCCATGTGCCTGATTCTGGTCGCCGTATTTTTCATCCGCTACCACGCCCCCATCCGGGCGTTCCGCCTTTTTTCCTTCCGCCCATGA
- a CDS encoding antibiotic biosynthesis monooxygenase produces the protein MIARTWHGKVPRAKGDAYYTYLQQTGLADYQHTPGNRGVQVLRRDEADYTHFLLITLWDSVEALQAFAGADYQTARYYPEDAAFLVEFEPVYHYEVLVRE, from the coding sequence ATGATCGCACGCACCTGGCACGGCAAAGTCCCTCGCGCGAAGGGCGACGCTTATTACACGTATCTGCAACAAACCGGCCTTGCCGACTACCAGCATACGCCCGGCAACCGGGGCGTGCAGGTGTTGCGCCGCGACGAGGCCGATTACACCCACTTTCTGCTGATCACCCTTTGGGACTCGGTCGAAGCCCTGCAGGCATTTGCCGGCGCGGACTACCAGACCGCCCGTTATTATCCGGAAGATGCGGCATTTTTGGTGGAGTTCGAGCCGGTATATCATTACGAGGTTCTGGTCCGGGAGTAG